GTATTCTTAACCACGATaccaatcaaattaaagttgcgcataaataataaattatcccCGGATAACGCCGGACGAGCCTTTAATTTGGGATTCTGTGAACCATCTCCGTGTACCCTTTGACCAAACTTTTAGACATTTTCAAAACAAGTCTACTAATTATGAACgtgtttatgtatgtatatatagccaTATAGGAACCAGAAACATAATATACCATTTCGATCGTTTCCTGAAtgatcagttgatcaaatcccaGAATTGAAATCGAAGAAAAATGGGTCTGTTTGGAAGGAAGTCCCTGGCATCAAGAGTAAAGAGCATGGCTAACCTCGCAATCTCTAGGATTAGTATTCTCAAGAACCAGCATCATGTGAGATGTTCCTACGCAAGGTCCGATATtgtccagttactccacctcggCCACCACGACCGCGCACTTCTTCGGGTACGTTTCACTACAACGGGCAGAGATGAGAGCTCGtgctctatctcaactaaaaactaAGTTGAAgttgaattttatatattatatgttaaaatGTCCCTCACTTGTGCGTGCAAAGATGGCTCCCCAGCAACACGTAGATAACTTTTATCGTATGGCACAGAGATTTTGATgtcaaattgaagcatgtgctgcATCTTAACTAAAAATTGAAGCATTCGCTGCAtcttaactaaaaatttaaactgatttgatagttggactgcatatttgtgtttatatattatatattggacGCACACGTCCATCCCTCTCTCAATCTACCACTAGTTTTAATTCTGGgctttaaattaatttgtttattgcAGGCTGTGCTTGTGATCAAGGAACAAAACATGTGCGATGCGCTAGCCATGATGGAGAACTACTGCCATCTTCTGATTGAGCGAAGGGCACTGTTAGACAGTAACATGTTAGTTAGTGTAAATTCATcatatgttttaatttgtggAAAATAATGTTGTACGTAGTTTAATATATGGTATGAGTGTGGCCGGGTTATTGATATATAAATGGGGAATATAATGTGCGTGCAGGGAATGCCCTGAGGAGCTGAGGGAGGGCATATCAGGCTTGATCTTTGCAGCTTCAAGATTTGGTGACTTCCCAGAGCTTCAACAACTAAGACACATTTTTGCATCAACATTTGGTCAAGAATTCACACTTCAATGCGTTGAGTTAAGCAAGAGTTGTGGAGTACATccaaaggtatatatatatactttttaattctataagtcgaatatatatatatatagcctcgCTGAAATTGACAAATTTAATTTACTGTGTATGAAAAATGTACAGATGATAGAAAAACTGTCCACACATTTGCATGAAGCTGCAGGCAGAGAGAAAAGACTGAAAATTGTAAATCAAATTGCTATTGACAGTGGAATTGGTCTCCGGGCAGATGAAAATATGGACAACAATCAAGATAAACAGCGCAGTCAATCCACGCAAGAAGAATGACTTCTGGTGCCTAAAGTTACCTGGAGAGAACAAAATAAAGGGTGTGATTGGTTCATGGGATTATACATAAGGAAtgacaatcaaaatcatagttagtattgattgataactttttaaaatacaattatgagatttgattatcactccaattaaaaaatttattccctaattaaaaagggtATCATTTCAtttggtaatctaatttttaagtttagattaacatttttagatttttttttgttcattttgatGCTTTAAACGTCATTTGTTATTATAAtcaattgctttaattttttgtttttgtatttttaaaacattattttcattataagattatatataatcaaacattgtaatcattctaatttcatcctactaccaaacatgcaaaatgcTTTCACGAAAATACATTACTATTGCTAAATATTTAATTCTCATTCCAATgtgtaaaccaaacacaccctaagaaaGTGAATCGATTTTGACCGAATATGAAAAACAGGCCGGCCGGAATGGTAGTACCATAGTAGTCTGCACAAAAAATACCACGAAGGGGGAAGGAGGTGGCTGCCTGGCTGGCGTCCACCccagaatatataatatatgcatgCACAAGTAATAATTATTGTAGGTGTACTCCGTGGAGTATAATTCTCACCAAGTATTTAGTTGTTATTGgatgaagaaaaaggaaagaacaAAAACTATTGTCCACcccttttattaattaatcaatcaaaGCATAACACATAGTGTGTAACatagttgaaaaaatcgctaggggCTCCCGACTTAGGACGCCTAGGCGAGGATTAATCGGGCCTAGAcacccgtgtatttttttattttattttttattttttaaaaatttgtttaagtattttttattttttaaagactaataattataaagtatataatactttaatagttaatactaaaatattaaaaattaacctaaaaatatatagagtttgtacaatttagggttatttcgctcaaaaggatgttattttgagttaaataagtcattaaaaaaaacaatagttaatcggccgaTTAGACGGCCTAGTCGGCGTATAGGaggcttaggcggcctaggcgatTTTACTATGGGCCAACACATCATCAATAAAGATAGACACCTCGCTTGGGTCAAAATTTCCCCACGTGGTCCATCCCATGTCACTATCaacattaatatatgtttaaactatccaaattattttagtatacacttattaacttttttatattaatttttatttaaatttaaaacttttcaaatttGGCGGGCCTAAGGCGGGGTGGGGCAGGCCGACGACCTCCCTTAAGCCCATATTTTGAATGACTTTTTAACCCACCCCGACCATATGATGGACTTTGGCGGGCCCGTCCCGCTAACCCATTTCAACAACTCTAACATTTACACAAGTTTTGTAGGTagaaattcaataattaaatagtttattttttaaaaaaaaataaagaatatacgGTGATATTCTAAGAAAATCGCCAACTATtctataaattgaaaaaaaaaacactttaaatggttatttttcttaaaaaccaCTATCTAaagtgtaattttaaaaaaaatgaattaaaaagaCTTTTTATGACTATTTttgtaaaaacaaataaataaacatgttttcttAAACTTGTTTTGTAGCCGTGTTAAAATGTGTGTGTTCATTAAGCTCAACACaaagttaaagaaaaaaagggtAAAGAGATATTTAGTAAGAGAATTTTTATAGCGACTCGGGTTAACCATACTCTACTCTCTCCTTACCAATAAGAGATTTCACTAGTATCCACCAAATCAGGTGAAAAGTTTCACTCTAGTTACAAACCAAGCCAACTATGTTACTTGCTACCACTAAATGACAATCCTTCAAACGACTTTCTTCATCAATTTGCACGATCATCACTACCTCACCACCTTCATCAAGGGTCGCCCATCAACTTGCCTTAAAAGAAATAAGTTTTGATCCCTAAGGAAGTTTAGTCTGAGAAACTCAGAATATGATAGAATCtagatgatcctttgaagcgtTTTAGCTCTTTGAAAAATGGTTGGGCACTCTTTGCACAATAGCTTTTGAAATCATTTTAGTTTGTAACTTCTTCCGCAACACACCATTAGGATGggtaaaaatcattttcttttaagtGAAATGAATTTTTCTAATTGGTGCAGGTCCAAAAAACATATTTGCATACTGTCAGATATCTTTTTGTCACGTATCCTTGGATAGTGTGCCCAACAACTCTTATCACGAAAGGACAAGAAACATTCCTCATACACTTCGTACATCTATACCGGTGAACCCTTGAATTGGTGAGAAGATTATGGTCTTTATGCATTAAGATCGTGTGCCCATAGAGACATTTCACAAACCGAGTCTTAAGAGATATGATTATTTTAAAGttcgtaaaaaaaaataaaataaaaaataaaaaataaaaaataaaattgaaggcACTTATCGTGATTATATACTTCTCTGGTGAGGTACCATTGTATTTCCATAACTCAAGAATGACATACTTGATCGTAACTAGGATTTAGCAATTTCTACTTTGAGATACTTCTTTATGCAAAAGCAATAATAGTTGGAATACTCAATACTATCCAATATGCAACATTTTGAAAATAActcttctattttttaaaattcaatataCTCATTGATCTTCTTGGTAAAATCTCTTTAAGTAATTTAATTCAATATACACAAGAGGGCAAACAAGAAATGAATTGAAATGAGAACAGTTCCAGAACATACAGCAAGCTGAAATTTGTCTAAGAAATGATTGTATTACAGACTAGCCATAGGGAGAAGTTTAATCACATCTATTGTTGGCATTGCAAAAGGTTTTGTATTCCAAGTGTTCTGAAATCAAGAGACTATTTTACATACATATGATAATCATAATGATAAGCGTAACAACAACAAATTTCACTTTGGGCCACTCTGGAGTATTGTTGGTCAGATTTATCATTCCCAGTATCATTATGTATGTCTGTAGGGGAAAATGCTTCCTCATGATTGCTAAGGTCATAAAACAGCAACAGTGAGAAACAACATACCAATTATTTGACTTTGCAGAGTCTATTGATTATCAGTCTCTGATATATAAAGACTTTCTTTCAACCTTCTGTATCTTCTGAAGAATGGATATTATCCGTTGAGTCTTTATCTATGTTTCGGTCCTTGATATCTGTCTCCTTGTCATGTTGATCATCAAGTTCCTTGGCAGGTTTATCTCCATTCCTATCATCTACTCCAACTCTACAACTTTCCTCATCAGATAGTGTCTCTGTACTGTGCAAACTCTCTGGCAAAGATGAATCACTAGTGGAAACAATTTTTAGCCCTGTTCCTTGAGATGACTCGGAGTCTTTTTCTTTCACCTCAACAACAGGTTGAATGGGTGAGACATGTTCACCTTCCTGGCTCAACTCTATGGTACCCTTCTGCTCAGAAGTGACAGGTTCCTCAGTGTGGTCTAAATTATCTTGGCAATCATGGGGCTCTTGTATCTGGTCACTGCTACTTGTAGCAAATTCATAGTTCTCTCCAGCTGCCGTTTCATCTTGGAGATTGAGTTCTTCTACCATGTACAATGGTTTGGAACTATTCTGTGTCTCAAGGTCATTATTTCCTGAATCACTATTTGAAACTGATGAATTCGTGGTCAAATTCGAATCTACTGCTATTTCAGAAGTTGGAGGATCCCCATTGACAGAGGCAGGAAAAGACTGGAAAGTGTCCCAATCATCatcaaaatcatcatcatcttcttcttcttcttccaaggAGTTGTCTTCAGATTCTTTTGTGGGAAATGCAGAGGTGAAATTTTGATCTTTAGTTTCCTCCATTTTTGCAGGTAATTTCACCAATAAAGGTGGTCCAGTGGATTTCACCTGGCTTGGATTCTGGTCTTGATTCACAGATGCACGGATAATATCCTGAAAGTGAATTATTTGTAAAAGATATCAAATTGTTTCACTGAAACATGGTGAACATCAATTTTCATTCAGACATTCAATGGACACTAGAAAAACATTCTAGGAAAGTAAGAGTTTCTTTAGTCACAATCACAGGGTTATCAAGGTCAGAGAACTGCACGGTAgtacaaacaaaaacaattgaAAATAGCAAGGGAACAAGTAAATAAACACTTAAGtaacagaaaaatgaaaaacgAAGAAAACTGAATCAGAGCTCTTTAATCAGATTAAATATCCTAAGAATGCATAAATAGGCAAGGTTAATCCAACCATTGCACAAGCTTAGACAAGGCTTGGACACTCCAGCGTTTTAATATTACAGCATATGCTATTATGCTCATCCCTCCTATAACCATATTGTCAATGAGTAGAGTCAAcgaaaacttaaaaattatttagagATTCACAAATACTTGTAAGACATCAGCCCacaaaaattctatattcacagggCATACTCTGGCAAAAATATAATTCAACAGGAGTGTTGTGTATCCTGACAAAAACGAGAACTTTACTTCCAATTATTCTATTCATATTTAGCAtgaaacactaaaatttatcaaaagatAAGAACTGTGTGAACAGTTCCCTCATCAGGCAGAATTTTAGGAAGATTTTTACAACCTCACATCTAAAGTACTACAAAAATTACAGAAATAAACCAAAAATATTAAGAGAAGACAATCACCTGAAGTTGTTGTCTTCGAGTTATAGGCATTGCCAGTAAGACATCCTTGAAGTAAACAGCAGAAGTAGAAATTTGAGCAAGTTGTGAGACCAGTTTTACAGCCATGATCCTAAGATCACTTATTTCCTGCAATTCAAGTGGACAGTTATGTGTAAAGGGGCAAATGGAGACGGCAGATAAAACAAAGCCAAATACTGTGTGGTTAAGTAGTACCTCAGAATTATCCTCTGGTATTGTAAAAATCATGAGAATAGTTTCCAAGAAAAGATTCATAAGACCTTTCTGACTGTCACTATGTTTTGACAGTGTCTGAAGAAGCATCAATATTTTCAAGCATTCCCCAATAATGGCCACCACTTCCCTATTTATCACTTTCTGCCATAAAATGACAACCATAACACTTTAGAGTGACAAACAACGAATTGAAAATCATAAATTCTTGACAGTAAAGCACACCTTTAAGGATTTGTGGATTACTGCAATAATATCTTCCATAAGTTCcccaacaaaaaatattatgaaagAGGTGGATTCTGTAGTCACCCCTCTTTGTAGCATTCCCTTCAATACTTGCAAGCCAATTACTTGAACCTGCATAAAAGTTTCTCAATTGGTTAATAGCGATTGGTGACCTTGATGTTGCATGTAATATATAAGGTAGTTACCTGTATCTCAGAATCACAAAGAGCAGTCCTGATACAGTGAGTGCTATGACATAATGTGGTATATAAGATTGGTTTATATTCTTCATTTTCTCTGTGGTGTTCAATTTCAAAGGAAA
This portion of the Ipomoea triloba cultivar NCNSP0323 chromosome 5, ASM357664v1 genome encodes:
- the LOC116020422 gene encoding uncharacterized protein LOC116020422, translated to MGLFGRKSLASRVKSMANLAISRISILKNQHHVRCSYARSDIVQLLHLGHHDRALLRAVLVIKEQNMCDALAMMENYCHLLIERRALLDSNMECPEELREGISGLIFAASRFGDFPELQQLRHIFASTFGQEFTLQCVELSKSCGVHPKMIEKLSTHLHEAAGREKRLKIVNQIAIDSGIGLRADENMDNNQDKQRSQSTQEE